In Archangium violaceum, the following are encoded in one genomic region:
- a CDS encoding sigma-70 family RNA polymerase sigma factor, translating to MLDFRQNNRTKAEFEELALAHLDPLYSAALRLTKNERDAEDLVQDTCMRAYRFFDKFERGTNIKAWLFKILTNTFINRYRRKVKERSVVEGVEREAVHERFVSRDATDFAANPEQYFFDRLLSDDVLRAIDALPIDFRLVVILADLQEFSYKEIAEILECPVGTVMSRLFRGRKLLQKTLREYAEGSGVLRQESGEAQGAAANSTPTSLDDYRRRKKVG from the coding sequence ATGCTGGACTTCAGGCAGAACAACCGGACGAAAGCGGAATTCGAGGAACTGGCCCTGGCCCACCTCGACCCCCTGTACTCCGCGGCCCTGAGGCTGACGAAGAACGAGCGGGACGCCGAGGACCTGGTGCAGGACACCTGCATGAGGGCCTACCGGTTCTTCGACAAGTTCGAGCGCGGAACCAACATCAAGGCCTGGCTCTTCAAGATCCTCACCAACACCTTCATCAACCGCTACCGGCGCAAGGTGAAGGAGCGCAGCGTGGTGGAGGGCGTGGAGCGCGAGGCGGTGCACGAGCGCTTCGTGAGCCGGGACGCGACGGACTTCGCGGCCAACCCCGAGCAATACTTCTTCGATCGCCTCCTGTCGGATGACGTGCTGCGCGCCATCGACGCGCTGCCCATCGACTTCCGGCTGGTGGTCATCCTCGCGGACCTTCAGGAGTTCTCCTACAAGGAGATCGCGGAGATCCTCGAGTGCCCCGTGGGCACGGTGATGAGCCGGCTGTTCCGCGGACGCAAGCTGCTGCAGAAGACGCTGCGCGAGTACGCCGAGGGCAGTGGCGTGCTGCGTCAGGAAAGTGGCGAGGCCCAGGGC
- the ald gene encoding alanine dehydrogenase, with the protein MIVGVPKEIKTREYRVGMVPAGVRALTSAGHTVLVETNAGVGSGIPDSEYQRVGAQIVQTADEVWKRAEMIVKVKEPIAPEYERIQEGQIIYTYFHLAGVDPELTRTLVKKKAAAVAYETIQLDDGSLPLLKPMSEVAGKMAIQVGAACLEKAHGGKGILLGGVPGVRRGRVAVIGGGVVGTCAAKVAVGMGAEVTLLDINLERLTYLDDVFLGRVATLASDTESIAKSVREADLVIGGVLIPGGKAPKLVSEALIAEMSPGSVVVDVAVDQGGCIETCVPTTHDNPTFVKHGVVHYCVANMPGAVPQTSTFALTNTTRPYARKIADLGLVEAIKSDKALARGLNTYNGHVTYEAVAKDLGYNYVSITDALGAKAR; encoded by the coding sequence GTGATTGTCGGTGTTCCTAAAGAGATCAAGACCCGCGAGTACCGTGTCGGCATGGTTCCGGCGGGCGTCCGTGCTCTCACCAGCGCGGGCCACACGGTTCTGGTCGAGACGAACGCCGGCGTCGGCTCCGGCATCCCCGACTCGGAGTACCAGCGCGTCGGTGCGCAGATCGTCCAGACGGCGGACGAGGTGTGGAAGCGCGCGGAGATGATCGTCAAGGTGAAGGAGCCCATCGCGCCCGAGTACGAGCGCATCCAGGAAGGGCAGATCATCTACACGTACTTCCACCTGGCCGGCGTGGACCCCGAGCTCACGCGCACGCTGGTGAAGAAGAAGGCCGCGGCCGTGGCCTACGAGACGATCCAGCTGGACGACGGCTCGCTGCCGCTGCTCAAGCCGATGTCCGAGGTGGCCGGCAAGATGGCCATCCAGGTCGGCGCCGCGTGTCTGGAGAAGGCCCACGGCGGCAAGGGCATCCTCCTGGGCGGCGTGCCCGGCGTGCGTCGCGGCCGCGTGGCCGTCATCGGCGGTGGCGTGGTCGGCACCTGCGCGGCGAAGGTCGCCGTGGGCATGGGCGCCGAGGTCACCCTGCTCGACATCAACCTCGAGCGCCTCACCTACCTGGATGACGTGTTCCTCGGCCGCGTGGCCACGCTGGCCTCGGACACCGAGAGCATCGCCAAGAGCGTGCGCGAGGCGGACCTCGTCATCGGCGGCGTGCTCATCCCCGGCGGCAAGGCGCCCAAGCTCGTCTCCGAGGCCCTCATCGCCGAGATGAGCCCCGGCTCCGTGGTGGTGGACGTGGCGGTGGATCAGGGCGGCTGCATCGAGACGTGCGTGCCCACCACCCACGACAACCCCACCTTCGTGAAGCACGGCGTGGTGCACTACTGCGTGGCCAACATGCCCGGCGCGGTGCCCCAGACGTCCACCTTCGCCCTCACCAACACCACCCGGCCCTACGCCCGGAAGATCGCCGATCTGGGCCTCGTCGAGGCCATCAAGTCCGACAAGGCGCTGGCCCGCGGCCTCAACACCTACAACGGCCACGTCACCTACGAGGCCGTCGCCAAGGACCTCGGCTACAACTACGTGTCCATCACCGACGCCCTCGGCGCGAAGGCCCGGTAG